The stretch of DNA CCTTGAAGATGCCATCAATGAGCTTGCCGCCCTTGGTAAGACGAAAAATCTTCGGCATCGGCCAGGGTGGCGTGTAGCTCTCAAGGCGTGCAACCGCACGCGGGCTGAGAATGATCATGCCGTGCGCCGCTTCACCGCCCAGCACCTTCTGCCAGGAATAGGTCGTGACATCGAGCTTCGCCCAGTCGAGATCCTGCGCAAACGCAGCCGACGTGGCGTCACAGATCGTCAGGCCTTCACGGTCTGCCGAAATCCAGTCCGCATTGGGAACACGCACACCAGACGTCGTACCATTCCAGGTAAAGACAACATCGTGTGCAGGATTGACCGTGCTGAGATCAGGAAGCTGGCCATAGTCAGCTTCGATCTTGCGGGCATTGTCCAGCTTCAGCTGCTTGATGACATCGGTCACCCAGCCAGAGCCGAAGCTTTCCCATGCCATCATGTCCACCGGGCGTTCGCCCAGCAAAGACCACATGGCCATTTCAACGGCACCCGTATCGGATGCCGGCACGATGCCGATCTTGTAATCGTCAGGAATACCCAGAACTGAACGCGTCAGGTCAATTGCCTGTGCCAGCTTCGCCTTGCCCGGTTTGGAGCGATGCGAACGGCCAAGACACGCGTCTTCAAGTTTGGATAGGGACCATCCCGGTCGCTTAGCGCAGGGCCCGGATGAAAAATTAGGATTAGCCGGACGGATGCCCGGAGTCGTAACGTCTGCCATGGTTTGTCTCCCTCCTCGCAGAGGGTCGCGCTTCGTTGGGGAAGCGTGGCCCGCGCCGTAGATAGGGGAGCGGGCCCCAAAGGTCAAATGACTGTTTCGCGGCACTGCCATGCAGGCGGGGCTTGAATTAATGACCAAAGGTCATATTTGTGCGATAACAGAGCATCCAACGGCAAAGGAATATCCCATGGGCTGGAAAGCAAAAGACGTCCCCGATCAATCGGGCAAACACATCATCGTCACCGGCTCCAACAGCGGCATCGGCTTTGAAGCAGCAAATGTTCTGGCAGCCAAAGGCGCGCATGTGACCCTCGCCTGCCGCAATGCGGACAAGGCCAAGGAGGCGCAGGCCAAAATCAAGAAGGCCAACAAGGGTGCAACAGTAGAAACCGGCTCCCTTGATCTCGCCAGCCTCAAATCCATTGCTGCCTTTGCCGCTGATTAC from Pyruvatibacter sp. HU-CL02332 encodes:
- a CDS encoding phosphoserine transaminase is translated as MADVTTPGIRPANPNFSSGPCAKRPGWSLSKLEDACLGRSHRSKPGKAKLAQAIDLTRSVLGIPDDYKIGIVPASDTGAVEMAMWSLLGERPVDMMAWESFGSGWVTDVIKQLKLDNARKIEADYGQLPDLSTVNPAHDVVFTWNGTTSGVRVPNADWISADREGLTICDATSAAFAQDLDWAKLDVTTYSWQKVLGGEAAHGMIILSPRAVARLESYTPPWPMPKIFRLTKGGKLIDGIFKGETINTPSMLCVEDYIDALEWSQSIGGLKGLMARADSNLEALTKWVDDTPWVDFLCADVANRSNTSVCLTIVDPALNEEQQAAASKKLASLLDAEGVAYDIGAYRDAPAGLRIWAGATIEQSDMQALLPWLDWAYAEATKADAA